In uncultured Bacteroides sp., one genomic interval encodes:
- the folK gene encoding 2-amino-4-hydroxy-6-hydroxymethyldihydropteridine diphosphokinase, which yields MALVYFGLGTNLGDKERNLCLAIDKIRERIGRVISQSAFYASEPWRFESTNSFLNAVVCAETSISPLRLMEETQKIEKEIGRNKKSVDGLYSDRVIDIDILLYDDLILSTENLTIPHPLMTERLFVMKPLWEIAPELVIPGTEKTVQSFYDELSL from the coding sequence ATGGCATTGGTTTATTTCGGTTTAGGTACAAATCTGGGCGATAAAGAGAGAAACCTGTGCCTTGCTATTGATAAAATAAGAGAGCGGATTGGGAGAGTTATTTCCCAATCCGCTTTTTATGCTTCCGAACCCTGGAGATTTGAATCTACAAACTCTTTCCTCAATGCAGTTGTTTGTGCAGAAACATCAATTTCTCCCCTTCGACTAATGGAAGAGACTCAGAAGATTGAAAAAGAGATTGGCAGAAATAAAAAATCAGTTGATGGTCTTTATAGTGACAGAGTTATCGATATTGATATTCTTCTCTATGATGACCTCATTCTGAGTACTGAAAACTTAACTATTCCTCATCCACTTATGACCGAAAGGCTCTTTGTGATGAAGCCGCTTTGGGAAATTGCTCCGGAACTTGTGATCCCCGGTACAGAGAAAACTGTTCAATCTTTCTATGATGAATTGTCTTTATGA
- the metK gene encoding methionine adenosyltransferase, with amino-acid sequence MGYLFTSESVSEGHPDKVADQISDAVLDELLAYDPSSKVACETLVTTGQVVLAGEVKSEAYVDLQEVARNVINKIGYTKGEYMFEGNSCGVFSAIHEQSPDINRGVERSDPMEQGAGDQGMMFGYATNETENYMPLSLDLAHKILYILAKIRKEGKQMTYLRPDAKSQVTIEYDDNGKPVRIDTIVVSTQHDDFVKPENDSPEAQLKADEEMLSVIREDVLKVLMPRVFASIHNKKVLDLFNGAITYHVNPTGKFVIGGPHGDTGLTGRKIIVDTYGGKGAHGGGAFSGKDPSKVDRSAAYAARHIAKNLVAAGVADEILVQISYAIGVARPINIYVDTYNRSNVNITDGEIAKKIDKIFDLRPKAIEDRLKLRNPIYSETAAYGHMGRTPKVVTKSFHSRYLEDKTVEVELFTWEKLDYIDKVKEEFGIY; translated from the coding sequence ATGGGATATTTATTCACATCCGAATCGGTGTCTGAAGGACACCCCGACAAAGTAGCCGATCAAATATCGGATGCTGTACTTGACGAACTGTTGGCTTACGATCCTAGTTCTAAAGTAGCTTGCGAAACTCTCGTTACTACAGGACAAGTAGTACTTGCGGGTGAAGTGAAATCTGAAGCTTATGTTGATCTGCAAGAAGTTGCTCGTAACGTAATCAATAAAATTGGTTATACAAAAGGCGAGTATATGTTCGAAGGAAACTCATGCGGCGTATTTTCTGCCATTCACGAACAATCTCCTGATATCAATCGTGGAGTGGAACGTTCAGACCCAATGGAACAGGGTGCTGGCGACCAGGGAATGATGTTTGGTTATGCAACCAACGAAACAGAAAACTACATGCCTTTATCTCTTGATCTTGCGCATAAAATACTATATATTCTGGCTAAAATCAGAAAAGAAGGCAAGCAAATGACTTACCTCCGTCCAGATGCAAAAAGCCAGGTTACAATAGAATATGATGATAACGGAAAACCTGTGCGTATTGATACTATTGTTGTATCTACTCAGCACGATGATTTCGTTAAACCTGAAAACGATTCTCCTGAAGCTCAGTTGAAAGCTGACGAAGAGATGCTTTCTGTTATCCGCGAAGACGTATTAAAGGTGTTGATGCCTAGAGTTTTTGCTTCTATTCATAACAAAAAGGTATTGGACTTGTTCAACGGTGCTATTACTTACCACGTTAATCCAACAGGAAAGTTCGTTATTGGGGGACCTCACGGAGATACAGGATTAACCGGACGTAAGATTATTGTTGATACTTACGGTGGTAAAGGTGCTCATGGTGGTGGTGCTTTCTCAGGAAAAGACCCTAGCAAGGTAGACCGTAGTGCAGCTTATGCAGCACGTCATATTGCAAAGAACCTTGTTGCTGCAGGTGTAGCTGATGAGATTCTGGTTCAGATATCTTATGCTATTGGTGTGGCTCGTCCTATCAATATTTATGTTGACACTTATAACCGCAGCAATGTGAACATTACTGACGGGGAGATTGCAAAGAAAATTGATAAGATATTCGATCTTCGTCCAAAAGCTATCGAAGACCGTTTGAAGCTTCGTAATCCTATCTATTCAGAAACTGCTGCTTACGGACACATGGGCCGTACTCCAAAGGTTGTAACCAAGAGTTTCCACTCTCGTTATCTGGAAGATAAGACTGTAGAAGTAGAATTGTTTACCTGGGAAAAACTCGATTATATCGACAAAGTAAAAGAAGAATTCGGCATATACTAG
- the modA gene encoding molybdate ABC transporter substrate-binding protein — translation MKRTIITVTLILVCILAQAQKVNVAAAANLRYVLEDIKTQYEKEHPKAKINITFGSSGTLVQQILNGASFDFFMAADNEFPLKLKAKGVAWGAMKTYAYGKLAIYSTSLDVTKGLSVLKDPAIKKIAIAKPETAPYGERSFELLKKMGLYESLKSKIVIGDNISQAAQFAFTGNAEIGFVALSLALAPEMKGKGTYYIVDPKLYTPVEQACILIKTAVRNTETSKFMAYVLSPRTKVYWEKYGYSVPR, via the coding sequence ATGAAAAGAACGATTATAACCGTGACACTGATACTGGTATGTATCCTTGCACAAGCTCAGAAAGTAAATGTTGCCGCTGCTGCAAACCTCCGTTATGTGCTGGAGGATATAAAAACACAGTACGAAAAAGAGCATCCAAAAGCTAAGATCAACATCACATTCGGCAGTTCGGGAACATTGGTTCAGCAGATTCTCAATGGTGCTTCCTTTGACTTCTTTATGGCTGCCGACAATGAGTTCCCATTGAAACTAAAAGCAAAAGGGGTTGCCTGGGGAGCCATGAAGACTTACGCCTACGGAAAACTAGCCATATACAGCACTTCATTGGATGTAACTAAAGGACTATCGGTTTTAAAAGACCCTGCTATTAAGAAAATTGCCATTGCTAAACCAGAAACAGCTCCTTATGGTGAACGCTCATTCGAACTGCTTAAAAAGATGGGACTTTATGAATCACTGAAATCAAAGATTGTGATTGGCGATAATATCTCTCAGGCAGCTCAGTTTGCCTTTACCGGTAACGCAGAGATTGGTTTTGTAGCCCTCTCACTTGCCCTGGCTCCCGAGATGAAAGGAAAAGGGACATATTATATTGTAGATCCTAAACTTTATACTCCGGTAGAGCAGGCCTGCATTCTTATTAAGACGGCAGTAAGAAACACCGAAACAAGCAAATTCATGGCTTATGTTCTATCGCCAAGAACCAAAGTTTATTGGGAAAAGTACGGATACTCAGTTCCTCGTTAA
- a CDS encoding P-II family nitrogen regulator, which translates to MYLLRAIVRPEKSSVVMKALFDAGFPAVTKLSVFGRGKQRGLKVGNVTYDELPKDLLMIVIPEKDKDFVIETIMDAARSGEKGQFGDGKIFVTPVEETYTISSGRKEV; encoded by the coding sequence ATGTATTTATTAAGAGCTATTGTTCGCCCAGAGAAGTCATCCGTAGTAATGAAAGCATTATTCGATGCAGGTTTCCCCGCAGTAACAAAACTATCAGTGTTCGGTCGCGGTAAACAGCGCGGTCTTAAAGTAGGAAATGTTACTTATGACGAATTGCCCAAAGACCTTTTAATGATTGTAATTCCTGAAAAAGATAAGGATTTTGTTATTGAAACAATCATGGATGCTGCCCGTTCAGGAGAAAAAGGACAGTTTGGCGACGGAAAGATATTCGTTACTCCGGTAGAAGAAACCTACACCATCTCCAGCGGTAGAAAAGAAGTATAA
- the nifH gene encoding nitrogenase iron protein, giving the protein MRKIAIYGKGGIGKSTTTQNTVAGLAEMGKKVMVVGCDPKADSTRLLLHGLAQKTVLDTLRDEGEDIDLDDVMKPGFHETSCVESGGPEPGVGCAGRGIITSINLLEQLGAYDDDKHLDYVFYDVLGDVVCGGFAMPIRDGKAEEVYIVCSGEMMAMYAANNICKSIAKFGKVGTVRLGGIICNSRKVDNEANMIEEFASKLGTQMIHFVPRDNMVQHAEINRKTVIDHAPEHTQANEYRSLAKKINDNQMFVIPTPLSMPELEELLVGFGIMN; this is encoded by the coding sequence ATGAGAAAGATTGCTATTTACGGAAAAGGCGGTATTGGTAAAAGTACCACAACGCAAAACACAGTAGCCGGTTTGGCTGAAATGGGTAAAAAAGTAATGGTTGTAGGTTGTGATCCTAAAGCAGACTCCACACGTTTATTGCTTCATGGTCTTGCACAGAAAACAGTTCTTGACACACTTCGTGACGAAGGTGAAGATATTGATCTGGATGATGTTATGAAACCAGGATTTCACGAAACCAGTTGTGTAGAATCAGGTGGCCCGGAACCGGGAGTAGGTTGTGCCGGTCGTGGTATCATTACTTCTATCAACTTGCTTGAACAGCTTGGTGCTTACGATGACGACAAACATCTTGATTATGTGTTCTATGATGTACTTGGTGACGTAGTATGCGGTGGTTTCGCCATGCCAATACGTGATGGCAAAGCAGAAGAGGTTTACATTGTTTGCTCAGGAGAGATGATGGCTATGTACGCTGCCAACAATATCTGTAAGTCTATTGCCAAGTTTGGTAAAGTAGGGACAGTTCGTTTGGGTGGTATTATTTGCAACTCTCGTAAGGTAGACAATGAAGCAAACATGATTGAAGAATTTGCTTCAAAACTTGGAACTCAAATGATTCACTTCGTTCCCCGCGACAACATGGTTCAACATGCTGAAATTAACCGTAAGACTGTTATTGACCACGCACCGGAACACACTCAGGCCAACGAATATCGTTCTTTGGCAAAGAAAATAAACGATAACCAAATGTTTGTTATCCCTACCCCACTTTCTATGCCTGAACTGGAAGAGTTATTGGTTGGCTTCGGTATTATGAACTAA
- a CDS encoding TOBE domain-containing protein, whose product MLLSARNTIKGKVIEIVPGIVTAKVKLDIGGGNTIVSVITVDSIGELNIKVGDEAYAIFKSTEVMIGI is encoded by the coding sequence ATGTTATTAAGCGCAAGAAACACTATTAAAGGTAAGGTAATAGAGATTGTTCCGGGTATTGTTACCGCAAAGGTTAAACTCGACATTGGTGGAGGAAACACAATTGTCTCAGTAATCACAGTAGATAGTATTGGCGAGCTCAATATAAAGGTAGGAGATGAAGCATACGCAATATTCAAATCTACCGAAGTGATGATTGGAATTTAA
- a CDS encoding P-II family nitrogen regulator has translation MKLILAMIRIAKMSDTKIALSEAGLPSFTAMPVLGRGKGHGDLEKAAYVDPEHHELISEMLRLKSKRMITLVVTDEKKDLAVETIIKANQTGKSGDGKIFVIDTVGSIRVRTGESGDETLD, from the coding sequence ATGAAACTAATATTAGCAATGATTCGCATTGCCAAGATGAGTGACACAAAGATCGCTCTTTCGGAAGCAGGATTGCCGTCGTTCACCGCCATGCCTGTTCTTGGCCGCGGAAAAGGACACGGCGATCTGGAAAAGGCGGCTTACGTAGATCCTGAACATCATGAACTGATCTCGGAGATGCTTCGTCTGAAATCCAAAAGAATGATTACACTTGTGGTTACCGACGAGAAGAAAGATCTGGCTGTAGAAACAATCATCAAGGCGAATCAAACCGGAAAAAGTGGTGATGGGAAAATTTTTGTAATTGATACTGTTGGTTCTATTCGTGTACGCACAGGAGAATCAGGTGATGAAACATTAGATTAA
- the modB gene encoding molybdate ABC transporter permease subunit, whose product MNDDFLQTLLLTGKLATITTVILLIIGLPLGYWLAYKRFRFKPLIEALISMPLVLPPTVLGFYMLVAYSPQNVIGHFLEHTLNLRLAFSFEGILVASVLFSLPFMVQPLQNGFASIPRSYREASYTLGKSFFTTFIRVLIPNMKPSIITAVAMTFAHCIGEFGVVIMVGGNMPGETRVASIAIYDEVQSLNYDTANKYSFVLFIVSMVILTIIYSINGNKKTL is encoded by the coding sequence ATGAACGATGATTTTCTACAAACCCTTCTTCTTACAGGTAAGCTGGCTACAATTACCACTGTAATACTTCTTATCATAGGCTTGCCCTTAGGTTACTGGTTGGCATACAAGCGGTTTCGGTTTAAGCCATTAATAGAAGCACTTATCAGCATGCCACTTGTGTTGCCCCCTACCGTGCTGGGCTTTTACATGCTGGTTGCTTACAGTCCGCAAAATGTAATTGGGCATTTTCTGGAGCATACACTAAACCTACGTCTGGCATTTAGTTTTGAGGGAATATTAGTGGCTAGTGTGCTTTTTAGTCTGCCGTTTATGGTTCAGCCCTTACAAAACGGCTTTGCAAGCATCCCCCGAAGTTACAGGGAAGCATCATATACCTTGGGAAAATCATTCTTCACCACCTTTATAAGAGTTCTTATTCCCAACATGAAACCTTCCATTATAACGGCAGTTGCAATGACTTTTGCTCACTGCATCGGTGAGTTTGGAGTAGTAATTATGGTAGGAGGAAACATGCCCGGAGAAACAAGAGTAGCTTCCATTGCCATTTATGATGAGGTACAATCACTTAATTACGACACGGCAAACAAATATTCATTTGTATTATTCATTGTTTCAATGGTTATACTAACTATTATATACAGTATAAACGGCAACAAGAAAACACTTTAA
- a CDS encoding nitrogenase component I subunit alpha, which yields MTKDTEKDINLAEFKEEVLAAYPKKVAKKRAKGIVYNNPDEIPQIQANVRTIPGIITQRGCTYAGCKGVVLGPTRDIVNITHGPIGCGFYSWLTRRNQTRPDEQAPENFIPYAFSTDMQDSNIVFGGEEKLKQAIREAYELFHPKAIAIFSTCPVGLIGDDVHRVARHMTEELEGKVNIFGFSCEGYRGVSQSAGHHIANNGLYKNLIGNDDSVDGKYKFRINVLGEYNIGGDAFAIETLMDKCGIELVATMSGNSTKKQFETAHTADLSLVMCHRSINYVAEMLETSFGIPWMKANFIGAEATAKTLRKVGKYFGDQELIDRIEKVIAEEMIPVKEAQEKALEKTKGKLAMLFVGGSRAHHYQELFNELGMTTISAGYEFGHRDDYEGRSVIPSIQIDADSRNIEQITVKEDATRFKPRKTEEELKALEKEGLEFNGYEGMMAEMKKGTLVIDDLSHYEMEKLIEMYHPDIFCAGIKEKFCVQKMGIPLKQLHNYDYGGPYAAFEGAINFYKDIEQIACCSIWKEMKAPWEKEDIVEAEYVY from the coding sequence ATGACAAAAGATACAGAAAAGGATATTAACCTCGCTGAATTTAAAGAAGAGGTACTAGCGGCCTATCCTAAAAAGGTTGCAAAGAAAAGAGCAAAAGGAATTGTATATAATAATCCTGATGAAATTCCTCAGATTCAGGCCAACGTACGTACCATTCCCGGAATTATTACTCAGAGGGGATGTACTTATGCCGGATGTAAAGGTGTGGTTCTGGGCCCAACAAGAGATATTGTAAATATCACTCACGGACCAATCGGTTGTGGATTTTATTCATGGCTAACCCGCCGTAACCAGACTCGCCCTGACGAACAGGCTCCTGAGAACTTTATTCCTTATGCTTTCTCAACAGATATGCAGGATTCCAACATCGTATTTGGAGGGGAAGAAAAGCTAAAGCAGGCCATCCGTGAAGCATACGAACTATTTCACCCGAAAGCTATTGCTATTTTCTCTACCTGTCCGGTTGGATTGATTGGAGACGATGTGCACCGCGTGGCTCGTCACATGACTGAAGAACTGGAAGGTAAAGTAAATATCTTCGGATTCTCATGCGAAGGATATCGTGGAGTATCACAGTCGGCCGGTCACCACATTGCAAACAATGGTTTATACAAAAACCTTATTGGTAATGACGATTCTGTGGATGGTAAATACAAATTCAGAATAAATGTTTTAGGTGAATATAACATCGGCGGTGATGCCTTTGCTATTGAAACATTAATGGATAAGTGTGGTATTGAGCTTGTAGCAACAATGTCCGGTAACTCCACAAAGAAACAATTTGAAACTGCACATACAGCCGATTTAAGTCTGGTTATGTGCCACAGATCAATAAACTATGTAGCAGAGATGCTTGAAACATCTTTTGGTATTCCATGGATGAAAGCAAACTTTATTGGTGCAGAAGCTACTGCAAAAACACTTCGTAAGGTTGGAAAATATTTTGGTGATCAGGAATTAATTGACCGTATAGAGAAGGTGATTGCTGAAGAGATGATCCCAGTAAAAGAGGCTCAGGAAAAAGCATTGGAAAAAACCAAAGGCAAACTGGCTATGCTCTTCGTGGGAGGTTCTCGTGCTCACCATTATCAGGAACTATTCAATGAATTGGGAATGACAACAATTTCTGCCGGATATGAATTCGGTCACCGAGACGACTACGAAGGTCGCAGTGTAATTCCTTCCATTCAGATTGATGCAGATAGTCGTAACATTGAACAAATTACGGTTAAAGAGGATGCCACCCGCTTTAAACCACGTAAAACCGAAGAGGAATTAAAAGCTTTGGAAAAAGAAGGGCTTGAATTCAACGGTTACGAAGGTATGATGGCAGAAATGAAGAAAGGAACTCTCGTTATTGACGATTTAAGTCATTATGAGATGGAGAAACTTATCGAGATGTATCATCCAGATATCTTCTGCGCCGGTATCAAAGAAAAGTTCTGCGTGCAAAAAATGGGTATACCATTGAAACAGTTGCATAACTACGATTACGGTGGTCCGTACGCAGCTTTTGAAGGAGCTATCAACTTCTACAAGGATATTGAGCAAATAGCTTGTTGCAGCATTTGGAAAGAAATGAAAGCTCCTTGGGAGAAAGAGGATATCGTCGAAGCAGAATATGTTTATTAA
- a CDS encoding alginate export family protein: MKVLGKKCFWITIAATVCACKMNAQTVAIDGELRPRAEYRDGFGAPLTESNDPGIFAIQRTRLGATFTSAVLKTQFTIQDSRTYGKTAPSSETATLGVFEAWAEFLLMPGGSAKVGRQALTYDDGRLFSASNWSNTGNSHDLALFKYNVNDFQAHLGFAYNNTSAISSETVYTNGAKYRYMGLLWLSKGIAKDLTLSAIAVDEGMQPTTDATKYGTKVNMNHGYTFGGNLKYGNETKPFSALATAYFQAGKNQTGDDLRGSMAAVKLNYKISSAVTTSLGTDYLSGDDNKTDGKQKNFRKLYGSNHSFNGSMEYWSTPLSAGLLDYYGSVNAKVSKTTSIEGAFHVFSSSKDMTSNSQNIGKSLGSELDLCLNYKLNEWSKLQVGWSTYFANDNTRIAKGMTADAKTRFPQWGYVMLTVSPSYLKSIFTDK; the protein is encoded by the coding sequence ATGAAAGTATTAGGTAAAAAATGTTTTTGGATAACAATTGCTGCAACTGTCTGTGCGTGTAAGATGAATGCACAGACAGTAGCTATTGATGGAGAATTAAGACCCAGAGCAGAGTATAGAGATGGTTTCGGGGCCCCTTTGACAGAGAGTAATGATCCGGGTATTTTTGCAATTCAGCGTACACGTTTGGGAGCAACCTTTACTTCCGCAGTTCTGAAGACACAGTTTACTATTCAGGATTCGCGCACTTACGGTAAAACAGCACCCAGTTCGGAGACTGCCACACTGGGAGTGTTTGAAGCATGGGCTGAGTTTTTATTAATGCCGGGAGGCTCTGCTAAAGTAGGGCGCCAGGCTTTGACTTATGATGATGGTCGTTTGTTCTCGGCTTCTAACTGGAGTAATACGGGGAATTCACACGATCTGGCTCTGTTCAAGTACAATGTAAATGACTTTCAGGCTCATTTGGGTTTTGCTTATAACAATACTTCTGCCATTTCTTCGGAGACTGTTTATACTAATGGGGCCAAATACAGGTACATGGGCTTACTTTGGTTGTCTAAAGGAATTGCGAAAGATCTGACTCTTTCCGCCATTGCTGTAGACGAAGGCATGCAGCCTACCACCGATGCTACGAAATACGGTACAAAGGTTAATATGAATCACGGATACACTTTTGGCGGTAACCTGAAATATGGCAATGAAACAAAACCATTTTCTGCACTTGCCACAGCCTACTTTCAGGCAGGAAAGAATCAAACCGGTGATGATTTGAGAGGTAGCATGGCGGCAGTGAAGTTAAACTACAAAATATCTTCTGCAGTTACAACCAGTTTAGGTACAGATTACCTGTCGGGAGATGATAACAAAACTGACGGAAAACAGAAAAACTTTAGAAAGCTTTATGGTTCAAATCACAGTTTTAACGGCTCCATGGAATATTGGTCAACACCTCTTAGCGCAGGTCTGCTTGATTACTACGGCAGTGTAAATGCTAAAGTAAGTAAAACAACCAGCATTGAAGGTGCATTTCATGTATTCAGTTCCAGTAAAGACATGACAAGCAATAGTCAAAACATTGGCAAATCACTTGGTTCGGAGTTAGACCTTTGCCTTAACTACAAACTCAATGAATGGAGTAAACTACAAGTTGGCTGGAGCACCTACTTTGCAAACGACAATACTCGCATAGCAAAAGGCATGACCGCCGATGCCAAAACCCGCTTTCCACAATGGGGATATGTAATGCTCACAGTCTCTCCTTCTTATCTGAAATCTATTTTTACCGATAAATAA
- a CDS encoding IS982 family transposase — protein sequence MVIKLLIYSSIMHNLYAIFAKFLDICKMFSADLVNEKGNIPRRGVVPKFSDLEVISLSLAAESIGIDSESFLFSKLNEYKDDFSSLISRRQYNDRRKLTIGLCNQVRERIASKVDGGEAIFCIDSMPIEVCRPIRSKRCKMGKNNYDKAPNYGYCASQGKHYYGYKLHSLCGLSGVIHSFDLTKASVHDIHYLKDVKCNFQNCTIIGDRGYIGAAIQLDLFEKANIKLEVPYRSNQKDWKPVFSPFAKARKRVETLFAQLCDQFMIIRNYAKQTEGLFTRITGKISALTILQYINKINNKPIGQIKYALI from the coding sequence ATGGTGATCAAACTATTAATATACAGCTCAATTATGCACAACTTATATGCAATATTCGCTAAATTTCTTGATATATGCAAGATGTTTTCTGCTGATTTAGTAAACGAAAAAGGGAATATACCTCGCAGAGGAGTCGTCCCGAAGTTCTCTGACTTAGAAGTGATCAGTTTAAGCCTTGCTGCCGAATCAATAGGTATAGATAGTGAAAGCTTTTTGTTTTCTAAATTAAATGAATACAAAGATGATTTTTCTTCTCTCATATCCCGTCGTCAATATAATGATCGCAGGAAGCTCACTATCGGCTTATGTAATCAGGTGCGTGAAAGAATTGCATCAAAAGTTGATGGTGGAGAAGCTATTTTCTGTATTGATTCTATGCCAATTGAAGTCTGTCGTCCCATAAGGTCAAAACGTTGTAAAATGGGAAAGAATAATTATGATAAAGCTCCCAATTATGGCTATTGTGCTTCACAGGGTAAACATTATTACGGATATAAATTACATTCTCTCTGTGGGTTGAGCGGTGTCATACACTCTTTTGACCTGACAAAGGCGAGTGTTCACGACATTCATTATTTGAAAGACGTAAAGTGTAACTTTCAGAATTGCACCATCATCGGTGATCGTGGATATATTGGAGCAGCCATACAACTTGATTTATTTGAAAAAGCTAATATCAAGTTGGAAGTTCCATATCGGTCGAATCAAAAAGATTGGAAACCTGTATTTAGTCCATTTGCTAAAGCAAGGAAAAGGGTTGAAACGCTTTTTGCACAATTATGCGATCAATTTATGATAATCAGAAATTACGCAAAACAAACAGAAGGATTGTTTACCAGAATTACGGGGAAAATTAGTGCACTTACAATCCTTCAATATATAAACAAGATTAATAACAAACCCATTGGACAAATTAAATATGCACTAATTTAA
- a CDS encoding winged helix-turn-helix domain-containing protein, translating to MDRSTFSMDALLTIYRDNEVFIGQSQYRLLKQILTDGSINAAAKSLKMSYQHAWHLIDKMNRLSPIPVVIRQKGGKDGGGCSISPYGMKVIESYAMHEIEIIKLLEQTNSELESCFF from the coding sequence ATGGATCGCTCAACATTCTCAATGGATGCTCTTCTTACCATTTATCGGGATAACGAAGTCTTTATTGGCCAAAGCCAGTACCGGTTATTAAAGCAGATTTTGACAGATGGATCTATTAATGCAGCAGCAAAGAGCCTGAAGATGTCTTACCAACACGCCTGGCATTTGATTGATAAGATGAATAGACTCTCGCCCATTCCTGTGGTGATAAGGCAAAAGGGAGGAAAAGACGGAGGCGGTTGCAGCATAAGCCCTTACGGAATGAAGGTCATTGAAAGCTATGCCATGCATGAAATTGAAATCATTAAGCTATTAGAGCAGACGAACAGCGAATTAGAAAGCTGTTTTTTTTAG